The following proteins come from a genomic window of Catalinimonas alkaloidigena:
- a CDS encoding TonB-dependent receptor codes for MRLTHLLRLSSPFHHRAVAPVSARPWLYAAVFTGLLSTQAFAQTRPNEPFGEGEVEEAEFEIVQSRENELPPANRRFQKVPETTRPVENKVQDYQFSTFRISNLPNLEPRLRVKTLPKEPLNKLYGNYIKVGVGNYATTYAEGFFNSKRTENYQYGAHIRHLASARGPVNKSYSGSGENMVKLYGNMFGKKATLGGTFGYTRERYNFYGFAPEAELPDDSVKQVFNTVEVGVNLKNNDTDAALDYQAEVRFGRIADFLAARESELNVDLKTTYDLQSGSTILVDVETSFTQRQDEATEQNRNWVMVRPAYRYFNNGFLITLGANIGYENDTIGDSDLHLYPRANIEYALLPEKLTAFAGLNGELEKTTLRTVVAENPFLAPNVELRHANKRFDVYGGIRGQVVSRLAYQVQASFRNYKNYHYYLNSPSDTAKFNLVYDGDGGTTLFNLSTQLTYEPLPKLQLGWKADAYAYSPGELEEPWHRPAFTTGVTVRYNVMDKVLLSTDVFYNSAIFARNPTTDAIVKLDGMLDWDARAEYLLSERASIFLSLDNLINQQNQRFLYYPTRGRMIMFGGTYSF; via the coding sequence ATGAGGCTAACCCACTTGCTCCGTCTCTCCTCTCCTTTCCATCACCGCGCCGTTGCGCCGGTTTCGGCACGGCCCTGGCTGTATGCCGCGGTATTCACCGGTTTGTTGAGCACCCAGGCGTTTGCACAAACGCGCCCGAACGAACCGTTTGGAGAAGGAGAAGTCGAAGAGGCAGAATTTGAGATTGTGCAGAGTCGGGAAAACGAGCTGCCGCCGGCCAACCGCCGTTTTCAGAAGGTACCGGAAACGACCCGCCCCGTCGAGAACAAGGTGCAGGACTATCAGTTTTCGACGTTCCGCATCTCCAATCTGCCCAACCTGGAGCCACGCCTGCGCGTAAAAACGCTGCCCAAAGAGCCACTTAACAAGCTGTACGGCAACTACATCAAGGTAGGCGTCGGCAACTACGCCACTACCTACGCCGAAGGCTTCTTCAACAGCAAGCGAACGGAAAATTACCAGTACGGTGCCCACATCCGGCACTTGGCGTCGGCACGCGGCCCGGTCAATAAGTCGTATTCTGGCTCGGGCGAAAACATGGTGAAGCTGTACGGCAACATGTTCGGTAAGAAGGCGACCCTGGGCGGCACCTTCGGCTACACGCGCGAGCGGTACAACTTCTACGGATTTGCCCCGGAGGCCGAACTGCCCGACGACTCGGTCAAGCAGGTGTTCAATACGGTGGAAGTCGGCGTGAACCTGAAAAACAACGACACCGACGCCGCGCTCGACTACCAGGCGGAAGTCCGGTTCGGACGCATCGCCGATTTTCTGGCCGCCCGCGAATCGGAGCTAAACGTCGACCTCAAAACCACATACGATCTGCAAAGCGGATCGACCATTCTGGTCGATGTCGAAACGTCGTTCACCCAACGCCAGGACGAGGCAACGGAGCAGAACCGGAACTGGGTGATGGTACGCCCGGCCTACCGGTATTTCAACAACGGATTTCTGATTACGCTGGGGGCTAATATCGGGTACGAGAACGACACCATTGGCGACTCGGACCTGCACCTCTACCCGCGGGCCAACATAGAGTACGCGCTGCTGCCCGAGAAACTCACCGCTTTCGCCGGCCTGAACGGCGAACTGGAAAAAACCACCTTGCGTACGGTCGTCGCCGAAAATCCGTTTCTGGCCCCCAATGTAGAGTTGCGTCACGCCAACAAGCGGTTCGACGTGTACGGCGGTATCCGCGGCCAAGTGGTTTCACGATTGGCGTACCAGGTACAGGCCAGTTTCCGGAACTACAAAAACTACCACTACTATCTGAACAGCCCGAGCGATACGGCCAAATTCAACCTCGTATACGACGGCGATGGCGGCACCACGCTGTTCAACCTCAGCACCCAACTGACCTACGAACCGCTCCCCAAACTGCAACTCGGCTGGAAGGCCGATGCCTACGCGTACAGCCCCGGCGAGCTGGAAGAACCCTGGCATCGCCCGGCTTTTACGACCGGTGTAACCGTTCGTTACAATGTAATGGACAAAGTATTGCTGAGCACCGATGTTTTCTACAATAGCGCTATATTTGCTCGAAATCCCACGACCGACGCGATTGTGAAACTGGATGGGATGCTGGATTGGGACGCACGTGCAGAGTACCTGCTGTCGGAGCGGGCATCGATTTTTCTCTCGCTCGACAACCTGATCAACCAGCAAAACCAGCGTTTTCTGTACTACCCCACCCGCGGGCGGATGATTATGTTCGGTGGAACCTACTCCTTCTAA
- a CDS encoding phosphatidylglycerol lysyltransferase domain-containing protein, producing MATAIQLVQRVTEKLPPVRVSGRVGQILLALVGLVFALFFIHSEWHEVGQTRTLLRHADAGWIAVGLLLTGGYLLLQALMYVFSFRALGGRVSVGASLVVFLKRNLLSVFLPAGGFASLAFFTQPLKREGVTRTQIHVASSLYGLCGLVSVVVVAVPALGWTLWQGELNVTEIAAFAFLVSLTVGLGGGLYSLWQQGRVYQWLVQLRPSLTVAFDELRAQQIGASAFLAALGMSVLIEGIGMAHVYVAAHALGLALPFAAAVLGYVVMVMLLIASPFLRGLGAIEVSMTYLFTQYGLSTAEAVSVTLLFRLLEFWLPLLAGVFSFVARRDHLLVRVWPALVMLTLGVINVVSAATPALATRLHLLTQWVLPSVIHTSKGLVLVSGLWLMVLSAYLLVGTRRAWITAVLLTSLSLVGHLLKGIDWEEATLAGLSLITLGVARSAYRLRASRRSTRLGLATFVGALVAVLIYGVLGFYWMDARHFGIAFTWQQAIAATFRLFFLFDSSGLTPRTSFAATFLTSLYVGGAAVVLFVSYHLWRPWAGSPPDDSDEQQRAERFVETYGHASLDYFKTYLDKNYWFSEDAQALVAYRVAHHYAVVLENPVVAPTKSLRAAVEEFDQWCREQGQASFYYRVNEEDLPVYEALRKRALPIGQEAVVDLTQFTLEGGAMKSLRNALKKVEKEGYTLRVYPPPLAGGTLQRLRQVSDEWLRSNARQEVGFTDGWFDEGKLRVCTVLAVENAEQKIVAFLNLIPDRAFGEATYDLIRRTDDAPNGALDFLLVHLFLYLKEKGVRQCNLGLAPLAGLETAEGLPGRTLRFAYEHLPRFEGFHGLRHFKDKFQPVWKTKYLIYDQDFDLLRVPSVLTRVSRTTDSVTVGA from the coding sequence ATGGCTACCGCTATTCAACTGGTGCAACGCGTTACAGAAAAGCTGCCTCCCGTCCGGGTAAGTGGCCGCGTCGGGCAAATCCTGCTGGCCTTGGTGGGGCTGGTTTTTGCCCTCTTTTTCATACACAGCGAGTGGCACGAAGTCGGTCAGACGCGTACGTTGCTACGCCACGCAGATGCCGGCTGGATCGCGGTCGGTTTACTCCTCACGGGTGGCTACCTACTATTGCAGGCGTTGATGTATGTCTTCAGTTTTCGGGCCTTGGGGGGGCGCGTCTCGGTGGGGGCGTCGCTGGTCGTTTTTCTGAAGCGCAACTTGTTAAGTGTCTTTTTGCCGGCGGGTGGGTTTGCGTCGCTTGCGTTTTTTACCCAACCGCTGAAACGCGAAGGCGTCACCCGCACGCAAATTCACGTTGCTTCTTCGCTTTATGGTCTGTGCGGGCTGGTGTCGGTGGTGGTGGTGGCGGTGCCCGCCTTGGGCTGGACGCTGTGGCAGGGCGAACTCAACGTGACGGAGATCGCGGCCTTTGCGTTTCTGGTATCTCTGACAGTCGGGTTGGGTGGGGGGCTTTACTCCCTCTGGCAGCAGGGCCGGGTGTACCAGTGGTTGGTGCAGTTGCGCCCGTCGCTCACTGTGGCATTCGACGAGTTGCGGGCGCAGCAGATTGGTGCGTCTGCGTTTCTGGCTGCGCTCGGCATGTCGGTGTTAATCGAGGGCATCGGCATGGCCCATGTCTACGTAGCGGCCCATGCGCTGGGCTTAGCCCTGCCGTTTGCGGCGGCTGTACTTGGATACGTGGTGATGGTGATGCTGTTGATCGCCTCGCCTTTTTTACGCGGGTTGGGAGCCATCGAAGTTTCCATGACGTATCTGTTCACCCAATATGGCCTGTCGACGGCCGAAGCGGTTTCGGTGACGTTGCTGTTTCGGTTGCTGGAATTCTGGCTGCCGCTGCTGGCCGGTGTTTTCAGCTTTGTGGCGCGCCGCGACCATTTGCTGGTGCGTGTGTGGCCTGCGTTGGTGATGCTGACATTGGGCGTAATCAACGTGGTTTCGGCGGCCACACCTGCGTTGGCTACGCGGCTGCATCTCCTCACGCAGTGGGTTCTGCCGAGCGTGATTCATACGTCGAAAGGGTTGGTACTGGTAAGTGGCCTCTGGCTGATGGTGCTCTCGGCTTATCTGCTGGTCGGGACGCGCCGGGCGTGGATTACGGCGGTGCTGCTGACGTCGCTTTCGCTGGTGGGGCACTTGCTGAAGGGCATCGACTGGGAGGAGGCCACATTAGCCGGGCTTTCGCTGATAACATTGGGTGTGGCGCGTTCGGCCTATCGGCTGCGGGCGAGCCGTCGGTCGACTCGTCTGGGATTGGCTACCTTTGTAGGGGCGCTCGTAGCCGTCCTGATCTACGGGGTTTTGGGCTTTTACTGGATGGATGCCCGTCATTTCGGCATCGCCTTTACCTGGCAACAGGCCATCGCCGCTACTTTCCGGCTTTTCTTTCTGTTCGACAGCAGCGGACTGACCCCCCGAACGTCGTTTGCGGCCACATTTCTGACTTCCCTGTACGTGGGCGGCGCGGCGGTGGTCCTCTTCGTCAGTTACCACCTGTGGCGTCCGTGGGCAGGATCCCCCCCGGATGACTCGGATGAGCAGCAGCGGGCAGAGCGCTTTGTGGAAACCTATGGCCACGCGTCTCTGGACTACTTCAAGACATACCTCGACAAAAATTACTGGTTTTCGGAAGATGCGCAGGCGCTGGTGGCGTATCGGGTGGCTCATCACTACGCGGTGGTGCTGGAAAACCCGGTCGTCGCGCCGACTAAGTCGCTCCGCGCGGCCGTGGAAGAGTTCGACCAATGGTGTCGGGAACAGGGGCAGGCTTCGTTTTACTACCGGGTTAATGAAGAAGACCTGCCCGTTTACGAAGCGTTACGAAAGCGGGCCCTGCCCATCGGACAAGAGGCGGTGGTAGACCTGACACAGTTTACTCTAGAGGGCGGAGCGATGAAGTCGCTGCGCAATGCGCTGAAGAAGGTCGAAAAAGAAGGGTATACGTTGCGTGTGTATCCGCCACCACTTGCGGGCGGAACGTTACAACGCCTGCGGCAAGTCTCGGACGAATGGCTCCGCAGCAACGCACGACAAGAAGTAGGCTTTACCGACGGATGGTTCGATGAGGGCAAACTGCGTGTTTGCACCGTGCTGGCTGTCGAAAATGCCGAACAGAAGATTGTCGCGTTTCTGAATCTCATTCCCGATCGTGCCTTTGGCGAGGCGACGTACGATTTAATCAGACGTACCGACGATGCGCCCAACGGCGCGCTCGATTTTCTCCTGGTTCACCTCTTTCTTTACCTGAAGGAAAAGGGCGTTCGGCAATGCAACCTGGGACTGGCCCCGCTGGCCGGCCTGGAAACGGCAGAAGGATTGCCGGGGCGAACCTTGCGTTTTGCGTACGAGCACCTGCCGCGATTCGAAGGTTTTCACGGGCTGCGGCATTTTAAAGACAAGTTTCAGCCGGTCTGGAAAACGAAATACCTGATTTATGATCAGGATTTCGACCTGTTGCGGGTGCCCAGTGTGCTCACGCGCGTGTCGCGTACGACCGATTCGGTGACTGTTGGAGCGTAG
- a CDS encoding SPOR domain-containing protein, which produces MEQYIKELLFQHDCVIIPELGGFITSYQSAEVHPVRHTFVPATKKIAFNEKLKHNDGVLISSVANHERISIEDATRRVREFVYDIRQQIRENNRFMLPQIGTFSINQEYNLQFEPENKVNYNEGSFGLPELFFKPILREREGQRLVQPKSRKPVPAPERRVSRLPVWVYALVPLLLIGVVTAYFVVLRQDNGASLGNTNPFALFDERATAPAPQEEGMAALPQEPPQEETTVAASDEDFATETTPAVTDEAVATEFEAPAETESAPVTAAPKETTPAAAPVASAPAAEKATPTPTPSKYYHLIAGSFSRARNAQKLVAQFEGEGLTTEILNPDQKNNFKVSIAKYATVEEARTAREEMQARFKQDIWILKY; this is translated from the coding sequence ATGGAGCAATACATTAAAGAGCTTTTATTTCAACACGACTGCGTCATCATTCCCGAGTTAGGGGGATTCATCACCAGCTACCAGTCGGCTGAAGTACATCCGGTGCGCCATACGTTCGTCCCTGCCACGAAGAAAATCGCCTTCAACGAAAAGTTGAAGCACAACGACGGTGTGCTGATCAGTTCCGTCGCCAACCACGAACGCATCTCGATCGAAGATGCCACCCGGCGCGTGCGTGAGTTTGTGTATGATATTCGCCAGCAAATCCGCGAAAACAACCGATTTATGCTTCCGCAGATCGGAACTTTCTCGATCAATCAGGAGTACAACCTGCAGTTCGAGCCGGAGAACAAGGTCAACTACAACGAAGGCAGCTTCGGCCTGCCGGAACTCTTCTTTAAGCCCATTCTGCGCGAACGCGAAGGTCAGCGCCTGGTACAACCCAAATCGCGGAAACCGGTTCCTGCCCCGGAGCGCCGCGTCAGCCGACTGCCCGTCTGGGTATATGCCCTGGTTCCGCTGCTGTTGATCGGGGTCGTCACCGCCTATTTCGTAGTGCTTCGTCAGGACAACGGCGCCAGCCTGGGTAACACCAACCCCTTCGCGCTATTCGACGAGAGGGCCACAGCACCAGCGCCCCAAGAGGAGGGCATGGCAGCCCTGCCCCAAGAGCCCCCTCAGGAAGAAACGACGGTTGCCGCTTCGGACGAGGACTTCGCAACCGAAACAACACCTGCGGTTACCGACGAGGCTGTAGCGACGGAGTTCGAGGCCCCGGCCGAAACCGAAAGCGCGCCGGTTACCGCTGCTCCGAAAGAAACTACCCCGGCGGCGGCTCCCGTAGCCTCGGCACCCGCCGCGGAAAAAGCCACGCCGACGCCTACTCCTTCTAAATATTATCACCTGATTGCCGGTAGCTTCTCACGCGCCCGCAATGCGCAGAAACTGGTAGCACAGTTCGAGGGCGAAGGCTTAACGACCGAGATCCTTAATCCAGATCAAAAAAATAACTTTAAAGTGTCTATCGCAAAATACGCTACTGTTGAAGAAGCCCGCACCGCCCGCGAGGAGATGCAGGCCCGTTTTAAACAAGATATCTGGATTCTGAAATACTAA
- a CDS encoding tetratricopeptide repeat protein yields the protein MNIRHAAVVAGLLLSLPNDGFGQRTLGETSDYAQFQNALDLLEKEKYGAARNAFQQYLDLKRNDLQSVEAEYYLAMAAMNLYHADAESKFASFIEKYPNHPKAQLAYYELGNFYYDQRKYNKAVEYYEKASQANLSENQRYEALFRLGYAHFAQKNFTEAGKAFDQVKNTKYEKAPAASYYSGYVHLQAGNYDQALQDLRKAESDGEYQALVPAMITHIYYQQQQYDKVIDYGEAALKRGRINDADAVALLVAEAYYRKGDYAAAASRFNDYAKENRSIDAAVRYRIGYSNFMTGNNDEAIAQFKTLAAKDDTLAQNAAYHLGIAYLKTDNKQFAMTAFDQARRASYDDQVRANALFNYGKVSYDLGRYADAIAAFQEFVKQYPKNASLSEANDLLSESYLNTDNYEEAIAHIERTAQPSPRLRKAYQQVTFYRGTQLFNDKKFLPAIDMFEKSLRFPVDQNLTMGAHYWTGETWSIGKQWDKAINSYAAVFSDSRSEHYLPARYGIGYAYYNTKEYAKALPHFRAYVEAGKAQTHYDDALVRLADCYYTTKNYAQAISTYDQAAEADASVRDYVLYQKGIVYDLMGQSNKAQASFETLTEQFPRSRYLDDAQFQKAQLAFEQGSYAAAINGFTTLIQKNSNSTLVPFAYLRRAISYSNLQKHEQAINDYKKILDAYPKHETANDALLGLQENLNAVNRGQEFTAYLNRYKQANPQSTALESVEFESAKSLYLGQNYMEAIQRLQEYMKNYPNSANLPDARYYLAESYYRAGDNKQALRFHQDVIRENRSTFTSRSLERVAELTFNAGNYPGAASYYRQLLANASNRRQESGALVGLLESYYRLQKWDSVDYFSGQIMQGNNAGIDAQNKALLYAGKSAYAQKKLDDAVDYFLQTLNSAKDENGAEAQYLMARIFFEQGKYEQSLETLYDLNKKFSQYTQWLDRGFLLIADNFIATDELYQARATLESIAENSPNPETKKAAQAKLLVVKQKEQEKQATPAEEDTTFSN from the coding sequence ATGAACATCCGACACGCAGCCGTGGTAGCGGGCCTGCTGCTGAGCCTGCCGAACGACGGTTTCGGACAACGTACGTTAGGAGAAACGAGCGATTACGCGCAGTTTCAGAATGCGCTTGATCTGCTGGAAAAAGAAAAATACGGGGCGGCACGCAACGCGTTCCAGCAATACCTCGACCTGAAACGCAACGACCTGCAGTCGGTCGAAGCGGAGTATTACCTGGCGATGGCGGCGATGAACCTCTACCATGCCGACGCCGAGAGCAAATTTGCCTCGTTCATCGAGAAGTACCCCAACCACCCCAAGGCGCAACTGGCGTATTACGAGCTCGGCAACTTCTACTACGACCAGCGGAAGTACAACAAAGCCGTGGAGTATTACGAGAAAGCCTCGCAGGCCAACCTGTCGGAGAATCAGCGATACGAAGCGCTGTTCCGGCTGGGCTACGCGCATTTTGCGCAGAAAAACTTTACGGAGGCAGGTAAGGCCTTCGATCAGGTCAAAAACACGAAGTACGAAAAAGCGCCGGCGGCCAGCTACTACAGCGGCTACGTACACCTGCAGGCCGGCAACTACGATCAGGCGTTACAAGACCTGCGCAAGGCCGAAAGCGACGGCGAATACCAGGCACTGGTACCCGCCATGATCACCCACATTTACTACCAGCAGCAACAGTACGACAAGGTGATCGACTACGGCGAAGCCGCCCTGAAACGTGGCCGCATCAACGACGCCGACGCCGTAGCCCTACTGGTGGCCGAGGCCTACTACCGCAAGGGAGACTACGCCGCCGCGGCTTCCCGGTTCAACGACTACGCCAAGGAAAACCGCTCGATCGACGCGGCCGTGCGGTACCGCATCGGGTACAGCAACTTCATGACGGGCAACAACGACGAGGCCATTGCCCAATTCAAAACCCTGGCCGCCAAAGACGATACGCTCGCGCAAAACGCCGCCTATCACCTGGGCATCGCGTACCTGAAAACGGACAACAAGCAGTTTGCCATGACGGCCTTCGACCAGGCCCGCCGTGCTTCGTACGACGATCAGGTGCGGGCCAACGCGCTGTTCAACTACGGCAAAGTGAGCTACGACCTGGGACGTTATGCCGACGCCATCGCGGCCTTTCAGGAGTTTGTCAAACAGTATCCTAAAAATGCGTCGCTTTCGGAGGCGAACGATCTGCTGAGCGAATCGTACCTGAACACCGACAACTACGAAGAGGCCATCGCCCACATCGAGCGGACCGCGCAACCCTCGCCCCGCCTGCGCAAAGCCTACCAGCAGGTGACCTTTTACCGGGGGACGCAGCTGTTCAACGACAAGAAATTCCTTCCGGCCATCGACATGTTCGAGAAGTCGCTGCGTTTTCCAGTCGACCAGAACCTGACGATGGGCGCGCACTACTGGACCGGTGAAACGTGGTCGATCGGGAAACAGTGGGACAAAGCCATCAACAGCTACGCCGCCGTATTTTCCGACTCCCGCTCCGAGCATTACCTGCCCGCCCGTTACGGCATCGGCTACGCCTATTACAATACGAAAGAATACGCCAAGGCCCTGCCCCACTTCCGGGCCTACGTTGAAGCAGGGAAAGCGCAAACGCACTACGACGACGCCCTAGTCCGCCTCGCCGACTGTTATTACACCACCAAGAACTACGCTCAGGCCATCAGCACCTACGATCAGGCCGCCGAGGCCGATGCGTCCGTGCGCGACTACGTTCTGTACCAGAAAGGCATTGTTTACGACCTGATGGGCCAGTCGAACAAGGCGCAGGCCAGTTTCGAGACGCTTACCGAGCAGTTTCCGCGTTCGCGTTACCTGGACGACGCACAGTTTCAGAAGGCGCAACTGGCGTTTGAACAGGGATCGTACGCGGCGGCCATCAACGGTTTCACGACGCTGATCCAGAAAAACAGCAACAGCACGCTGGTGCCGTTCGCGTACCTGCGGCGGGCCATTTCGTACAGCAACCTGCAAAAGCACGAGCAGGCGATCAACGATTACAAAAAAATTCTGGATGCCTACCCCAAGCACGAAACGGCCAACGATGCGCTGCTGGGATTGCAGGAAAACCTGAATGCCGTGAACCGGGGGCAGGAATTTACCGCCTACCTGAACCGCTACAAGCAGGCCAATCCGCAAAGCACCGCGCTGGAAAGCGTCGAGTTTGAGTCGGCCAAGTCGCTGTACTTGGGGCAGAATTACATGGAAGCCATCCAACGGCTGCAGGAGTACATGAAGAACTACCCGAACAGTGCCAACCTGCCCGACGCACGCTACTACCTGGCGGAATCGTACTACCGGGCGGGCGACAATAAACAGGCGCTGCGCTTCCATCAGGACGTGATCCGCGAAAACCGGAGCACGTTTACCAGCCGTTCGCTGGAACGGGTGGCCGAACTCACCTTCAACGCCGGCAATTACCCGGGGGCGGCCTCGTACTACCGTCAGCTTCTGGCCAACGCCAGCAACCGCCGCCAGGAGTCGGGCGCGCTGGTCGGCTTGCTCGAAAGCTACTACCGCCTGCAAAAGTGGGATTCGGTCGACTACTTCTCCGGGCAGATCATGCAGGGCAACAACGCGGGCATCGACGCGCAGAACAAAGCGCTGCTGTACGCCGGAAAGTCGGCGTATGCGCAGAAAAAGCTCGACGACGCCGTCGACTACTTCCTGCAGACCCTCAACTCGGCCAAGGACGAAAACGGTGCCGAAGCACAGTACCTGATGGCCCGGATTTTCTTCGAACAGGGCAAATACGAGCAGTCGCTGGAGACGCTCTACGACCTGAACAAGAAGTTTTCGCAGTACACGCAGTGGCTCGACCGTGGCTTCCTGCTCATTGCGGATAACTTCATTGCGACTGACGAACTCTACCAGGCACGCGCCACGCTGGAGTCGATCGCCGAAAACTCGCCGAACCCGGAAACGAAGAAGGCGGCGCAGGCCAAACTTCTGGTCGTGAAACAGAAAGAACAGGAGAAACAGGCCACTCCTGCCGAAGAAGACACCACCTTTAGCAACTAA
- a CDS encoding DUF998 domain-containing protein, whose protein sequence is MKNVSLFPLQPRPVAAFWRKGAAWACWLGCGGDFLATYVGGAFYPGYSHLRQPMSVLGTAASPLATEMSAWWILLGGLLLWFAVGFRKTFAAYGKPVRRASELIGLYAAGEGIGSGIFPANRVDGVLTPLGYMHNAVSGIGVIGLMLIPVVLLPLFPKACFPRMHSFTWGVLVLGTSAIVLFLTSRSVPAWAYEGLWQRLFTAVYYLYLVVLAYFMRDGTQNGHPVPV, encoded by the coding sequence ATGAAGAACGTATCACTATTTCCCTTACAACCCCGCCCGGTTGCTGCTTTCTGGAGAAAAGGGGCCGCCTGGGCCTGCTGGTTGGGATGTGGGGGCGACTTTCTGGCGACCTACGTAGGAGGAGCGTTCTACCCCGGTTACAGTCACCTGCGTCAACCCATGAGCGTGTTGGGCACGGCGGCCAGCCCGTTGGCCACGGAAATGTCGGCCTGGTGGATCCTCTTGGGCGGACTGCTTCTTTGGTTCGCCGTGGGCTTTCGCAAAACCTTCGCGGCCTACGGAAAACCTGTGCGCAGAGCCAGTGAACTCATTGGCCTCTATGCCGCAGGCGAGGGCATCGGTTCCGGCATTTTTCCGGCTAACCGGGTGGACGGTGTGTTGACCCCCCTGGGATACATGCACAATGCGGTCAGTGGCATCGGGGTCATTGGGCTGATGCTGATTCCGGTCGTGCTCCTGCCGCTCTTTCCCAAGGCATGCTTCCCGCGTATGCACAGCTTCACGTGGGGGGTACTGGTGTTGGGGACGAGTGCCATTGTGCTGTTTCTCACCTCCAGGTCCGTTCCGGCATGGGCCTACGAAGGATTGTGGCAACGCTTGTTTACGGCAGTTTATTACCTGTATCTGGTGGTGCTGGCCTACTTTATGCGAGACGGTACCCAGAACGGGCATCCCGTTCCCGTATAA
- a CDS encoding pectinesterase family protein has protein sequence MPFKTFVFFLITLLASAALHAQTSYDLVVAADGSGDFTTIQAAFDAVPALRKNRTQIFVKPGTYKEKLTLPANKTNVSLIGEYPHTTVITYDDYASKKNRFGEEIGTSGSSGFFVFGDGFIARNLTFQNSAGPVGQAVAVRVDGDQVIFDNCRFLGFQDTLYPHGEKSRQYYRNCYVEGTVDFIFGWSTAVFEDCEIFCKESGYITAASTLEETPYGFVFLRCNLTGSAPAHSFYLGRPWRPYAKTVFVDCTMGPHIKPEGWHNWNKPEAEQTSFYAEYNSKGPGAAPKKRVRWSHQLTPPEAQAYTLSNIFGDWNPLAELK, from the coding sequence GTTCGTCTTCTTCCTAATCACGCTGCTTGCTTCCGCTGCCCTTCACGCGCAAACGTCCTACGACCTGGTAGTGGCGGCCGACGGCAGTGGCGACTTCACCACCATCCAGGCGGCATTCGATGCCGTGCCCGCACTGCGCAAAAACCGAACGCAGATTTTTGTCAAACCCGGTACGTACAAAGAAAAACTCACGCTACCCGCCAACAAAACGAACGTTTCGCTGATTGGCGAATATCCACACACTACGGTCATCACCTACGACGATTACGCTTCGAAAAAGAACCGGTTCGGCGAAGAGATCGGCACGTCGGGTTCGTCAGGATTTTTCGTGTTCGGCGATGGCTTCATTGCCCGCAACCTTACCTTTCAGAACTCGGCGGGACCCGTAGGACAGGCCGTGGCGGTGCGCGTCGATGGCGACCAGGTTATTTTCGACAATTGTCGCTTCCTCGGTTTTCAGGACACCCTCTACCCGCACGGCGAAAAAAGCCGCCAGTACTACCGCAACTGCTACGTGGAAGGCACGGTCGATTTTATTTTCGGCTGGTCGACGGCCGTATTCGAAGACTGCGAAATCTTCTGTAAAGAGAGCGGCTACATCACCGCCGCCTCTACGCTGGAAGAAACGCCCTACGGCTTTGTTTTCCTGCGCTGCAACCTCACGGGCAGCGCGCCCGCCCATTCCTTTTACCTGGGTCGTCCGTGGCGACCTTATGCCAAAACCGTATTTGTCGACTGCACCATGGGACCGCACATCAAACCCGAAGGCTGGCACAACTGGAACAAACCCGAGGCCGAACAGACCAGTTTCTATGCTGAGTATAACAGCAAAGGGCCCGGTGCCGCGCCCAAAAAACGCGTGCGCTGGTCACACCAGCTGACCCCACCCGAAGCGCAGGCCTATACCCTCAGCAACATCTTCGGCGACTGGAATCCTCTGGCAGAACTGAAGTGA
- a CDS encoding DUF1003 domain-containing protein has product MVPLSELVAISSLRPTLLALIRRQVLALDESGYVSLGELNKFRIQYVEEALRREAGELTDLEKGILESFREQENITRNTEAELNQRQSFGDRLADHIANFGGSWNFIVVFFAVLLGWILLNATLLTRPFDPYPFILMNLVLSCLAAIQAPIIMMSQNRMEARDRLRAENDYQVNLKAEIEIRHLHEKMDHLLMHQWQRLMETQQIQLEILQEIVDKTSPAANERD; this is encoded by the coding sequence ATGGTTCCTCTTAGCGAGCTGGTAGCTATTTCTTCGTTACGTCCAACCCTGTTGGCGCTGATCCGCCGGCAGGTGCTTGCCCTGGACGAAAGCGGCTATGTAAGCCTGGGCGAGCTCAACAAATTCCGCATCCAATACGTGGAGGAAGCCTTACGCCGCGAAGCCGGCGAACTGACCGATCTGGAAAAAGGCATTCTGGAAAGTTTCCGCGAACAGGAAAACATCACCCGCAATACGGAAGCCGAACTGAACCAGCGGCAATCGTTCGGTGACCGGCTGGCCGATCACATTGCCAACTTCGGCGGGAGCTGGAATTTCATCGTCGTCTTTTTTGCCGTGCTGCTGGGCTGGATCCTCCTCAACGCTACGCTGTTAACCCGGCCGTTCGATCCTTACCCGTTCATCCTGATGAACCTGGTGTTGTCGTGTCTGGCGGCCATTCAGGCCCCCATCATCATGATGAGCCAGAATCGGATGGAAGCACGCGACCGCCTGCGCGCCGAGAATGATTATCAGGTGAACCTGAAAGCGGAAATTGAAATCCGCCACCTGCACGAAAAGATGGATCATCTGTTGATGCACCAGTGGCAACGGCTGATGGAAACCCAGCAAATCCAACTGGAAATTCTCCAGGAGATTGTCGATAAAACCTCACCAGCGGCTAACGAGCGGGATTAA